CGGCACCGAGATACGGGGTACCAGCCGCGGTGAGCCGGCGCCACGCAAAGCCGCCCCGACCCGAGGGCCGGGGCGGGAGGCCGTACGACGCCGGCCAGCCGCGCCCGCCGAGCCGTGCCAGCCACGTGCCATAAGCCCGCGTCGTAGACGGCCACCAGCGGGCAGGCACGGTCACCACCGCCCCGCCGCTGACCAGGCACAACGGACAGAATCGGACAGCCGACAACGATCTTCCAAACTGTTTACGCGGGTTTGATTCTCGTCGCCCGCTCCACAGCGTCCGGCCCGGGTTTGCGACATGATCGCCGTACCTGCCCGAACTTCATCCGGTCGCAGTGCAGCCAGCTTGCCGCAGGCCGTTCATCCGAACGCTTAGCAGGCGCCACTGAGCCTCGTCAGGTAGGGCGGCATTGTGGGGCAAGGCCGGTCCCTGAGGGTAGGTCGACGGGGCAGTTGTGAGGCGTCGCGAATGCTCTACTGGTGGCATGGCAGGAGATCAACGCTGGGGCGAGTGGCAGCGCGCGAAACGCATGCTGCTCATGGATGAGCTGAGAGTCGGGCGTTGCCACTGGCTCGTCCTGCGGCCCTCAGTTTTTGTCCAGGCAGGCGAGCGCTACCGCACCGAGCCAAGCGGGCTCAGGATCGAGCACGACGACGGAAGCCGGACCACCCACCCGGGGAGCTGGGAAACGCGGTTCACGGTGTGGACGCTGAACGGCGACCCCGGTGTAGGCCAGTAGCCGCCGCCTTCTGCGGTCACGGGCGGGTTCCACGGGTCAACACACACAGCGCCGTTACAGGCGTTCCGGACATGTCACGGCCATGGTCCTCGATTTTCCAAATTCTAGGTGTCGAGGAGGCTTGCTACCCGGTGCTGCCCTAGCGCGGGAGGGCCTGACAGGCGGCCTCGATGTCTCCGGAACGGACCAGCTCTTCAACGGCTCGGACCATCGCCGGAACGCCGGCCTCCGGCACGATCACCAGGTCTTTAGACCAGAAGTACGCTCCGCCGCCCGTCTCGCCAGTGTCCCAGTGTCGTCGCAGTACGCGTTCGATCGCAGGCAGCGTGAAGAAGGTGACGTAGCGGACCGTACCGTCGGGCAGTTCGACGTGAACGTCGGCGTTAGTTGCTGTTTCTGAGGGTTCGCCGCCGATGAGGAAGCGGGCGGTGAAGGCGGATCGTTGGACGACATAGTACGGGCCGTCTTGCACTGAACCTCCAGGGCTCATGTTGGAAACCTTGAACCCGTTGCGGAGATGCAGAGTACGTGCAATGGCCTCCGGGTCTAGGCCCACGTCGGCTGCTGTTGGTGCCGGTCAGGGCCTTCCGGGTCGTCCAAGCTGAATCGCCTGCCTAAGCCTTCCGCAGCACACCGTGGGGAGCCGACTGAACCAGGAATAGCCACTGAACCAGGAATACCGCCAGGTTGACCGCAGCCTCTGCCTCGTCCTGGTTCTGGCGTCGCGAGTTCAGTCCTCCACCGTGACGCGAGCGTTGAGCGTTCCAAAGCGTTTCCGTCATTCTCACGATTCCCTCGGCGGTGCGGGGATTGCCGCCGGCCACCGGCGCGCAGCACGGCGACGAGGTGGGCGTTCGTCGGCCCGCGTACGTTGCGGCTTGCTTTCGAAGCTGGCAACACGCCTTCGGGCCGCGACGAACCTCGCCAAGCACAGCGCTGATCGCGCCCAGCCCGACGAAGCATCGAGCCGGGCGCGTCGAGTCAGCTATGCCACGAAGCGGGAACGGCGCCGGCGTCCGATCAGGTAGCCCGCCCAACCGAGGAGCAGAAGAGCACCGCCAATGCCGGCCACAGTCGCGGTCTCGGCACCGGTCACGGGCAGCCCACCGCCCTCGCCGCCGGGAGCGTCCAGGCTGGCGGAGGAAGTAGGGATCGGTGCGGCGGTCGTCGTGGCGCTCGGTGTCGGTGTGGGCTGAGACGTTGGTGTCGGTGTGGGTTGAGACGCGCAGTCAAGCGCACGCGCGGCGTACAGGCCGTTGTTCAGGTAAGCCAGGTAGGCATCGATGGCTCCGTTGTCGAGGACCTTTCGTGCGGCCGCCTTCACGTTGGTATCAGCGCCCGTCAACGTCCGGACTACCGTGATTCGCAGATCCGTTGACCAAGCCTTCTGCACGTCCGCCTTGAGGAATTCGCGCAGATCATCCGCGGTGCCGTCCAGTCGCTCCTGTATTACGCGAGGCGAAATGGACAACGAGTCGGCGTTTGCCGCAGCCAGGATCTGGTTGGCCAACACGCGCACCTCTACATTGGTGGCGGTACCCAGGTCGATGGTGACAAGCTCGCGGATATCCTTGTACACCTTGCGCTCGACCGTTTGGCAGGCCTCGTTGAGCCCAGGCGGTTCGGTTTGGGCCACTGCCGGTGCCGCCGGAATCAGAAAGACCAGCGCCATTAGGCCGCCGGCCGGTATCTTCCATCTCATTTGGGTCTTCCTCCCCGCTGCAGGCCAAAACATGGAGATATTACCGTCAGCGGGCGGAAAAGCAAGAAGGAATCGATGTCGTCGAGGGTGCCCAGGGTTTCCGGTCAGAGGAGGCCTCGACGCCGAGGATGGTGGACGTCCTGGACCGCGCAATGAGCGCCTGTACGGCGAGCGGTCGCTGCTCAGGTCCCTCTACAAGGGATGAAAGACCCACCGTAGATTATTTTGGTAGGAACTTTTAGCGGGCTGGGCGGACTGAGATGGTCCGAGGCACCAGATGATTCCCGCCGTGCCCGTTGCGTGCCCGTTCCAGCGGCAGCCGAGGGTCAACGGCGGTCAGCTCCTGACGTGCCCGCCGGCACTGCAAGGCAGGTGGAGACGGGTCACGGGTGCGGCTTCCGGCCGTGTCCACACTTCCTAAACCGTGCGTCACCGCAGCTCATCGCACCAGTACACCGGGGACCATATGGGGACCGCACGTCATGCGCGATGGTGGACGATGCGCTGTCAGGGGAACAGCTTGATCATGGGCGTGGCGTGCGTGACGTGCGGGAACGTGTAGCGAAACGTCCTGGGGGTCAAGGGGTCGTCGGTTCGAATCCGGCCGTCCCGACAAGGTAGAACAGCAGGTCAGAAGGCTGGTCCGGGTATCGGGCCGGCCTTTTTGGCGTTCTGGGGACCACGGCGGTCAAGTGCGCCAGCAGGTAGCGCACCCTGGCCGCTGGTCGGGTTTCGAGTGGTTACTCAGGTCGTTTGCCGAATCGTTCTTCCTTGCATCAAGGCGCCGCACAAGCCCGGCGTGGCCTGCCCGCGCTCGGCCTGCTGGCGGCCTCCGGCCGGCATCGGCCGGCGTAACGGGCTGCTGCTGGGAGGGTTGACAGGGGATACAGGTTCCTTGGTCAGCCAATACAGGCGACGACGGTTGAGGCGTCTGCCGAAAGAAAGACCTTGAGGCGCTTACGTGTGTCGGGCACCTGTACAACTCCGACCCGTACCGCCTG
The Micromonospora pisi DNA segment above includes these coding regions:
- a CDS encoding LPXTG cell wall anchor domain-containing protein; amino-acid sequence: MRWKIPAGGLMALVFLIPAAPAVAQTEPPGLNEACQTVERKVYKDIRELVTIDLGTATNVEVRVLANQILAAANADSLSISPRVIQERLDGTADDLREFLKADVQKAWSTDLRITVVRTLTGADTNVKAAARKVLDNGAIDAYLAYLNNGLYAARALDCASQPTPTPTSQPTPTPSATTTAAPIPTSSASLDAPGGEGGGLPVTGAETATVAGIGGALLLLGWAGYLIGRRRRSRFVA